The DNA sequence GCGGAAAACATGCGTTTATTGGATATGCAGAGAAGGCAAAAGCAACGTGTGGAAGAAGTTAGAGAGTCGCAAAAGAAGGTCCGGATTTCAAATGTTGCTTCTCTTCGTCTTTCGACTCCCCTTTCAAGTTTAAAGGAAATTCTGTCTGGTTTTAAGATCAAGTACAATTGATTGTATATAACTGACTTGTTAATTGTGTCATATTCAGGATgaagaaaatataaatttgaaaGACCAACTTCGTGCTGAAGTAAGGAAGGAGCTTAAAAGATTGGAATTGACATGCATAGATATGGCTTCTTTGCTTCGTGGCTTAGGAATACAAGTAGGCGCTGGTTTCCGTCCTTTGCCCAACGAGGTAAGTTAAAATAAGTTACTGAAGATGGTTTAGGATCTTTTGTAGTTTATGGTTTGATgggtttctaatttcatgcaacAATAACTAATggaaatggaaatggaaatTTCAGGTGCACGCAGCGTATAAACGGGCATTGCTGAAATTTCACCCAGACCGGGCATCAAGAAGTGACATACGCCAGCAAGTTGAAGCCGAGGAAAAGTTTAAGCTTATATCTCGCATGAAGGAAAAACTTCTACCGACTTCATGCTATTGAATACAcagataaaaaatttcatcaaatttgaTCAATTTTCCAAAGGCAAcagattagggtttttcttttgtttgttaatGCCTCCACAAAGCTTTCGATTCCTCGTTTTGTATCCGTCGTCATTTTTTTCAACCAGATTTTTGTAGGTAACGAAGTTTTATGTTGTAAATCAGTTGTAGTTTTTTGTAGAAGGTGGCCAGAGAAATTATTGTTTCGAATGTGCAAGTAATAACTTGCTTGTTCTTCTTGCTCTAGTAATTGCCATTTGGTCCTGAGTTTTTTCCTTGCCAGAGATTGAAGTACCTCTCCTTTCTTTGCCCAACCTATGTGAATGGTGAGAAGACGGTTGATTTTCACCTTTTTAATCAAATGGAAATAACATATATGATTAAACATGAAAATGTTGAAAGAGAAAAATAGCGTGTTTATCATTTTCCTGCCAACAACTTTTTGAAGGGGCCAGTGCCCCACGGTGATGCACATAAGCGATCTCTTTCCCATAGAAGTCCACCTGAGCCTTTTGCTTCCTAAGAATTCTTGGGAAATTGGCAAAACACGGTATCATCAAATATCAAGATCAGTTTTGCGATATCTTGTTTATCTTTGATTGTTATAATTGATGATATTTAGTTGGCgtgtttgatttttattttaaaccgtttaacaattgaaatttgatttctaaTCATTTTATTCAATTGTGATCTTCTCAATCCATACCACTCGAAAGATTGCTGACAACACATCTCCCTATCACCATGCTCATCTTTCTTCCATCAAAAGAATGCTACACGAGAAGCAACATGTGATGTGATATTGTGATTGTGCGATATGAGCAGAATTTTGAAAGGACACGGCtttctttttgttattattGGTCAAACAATGCGAGCTTTCTCAGGTCCGATCAAATAATTGATAAAATCAATAACAAGGATCTTTTTTATCTCACATTTCAGCAAGATAAAAAAATCAACTTATCCAATCAAAAACCCCTTTTGGATTGGATGAGAATGAATAAAGAAATACTAAGTCGTCCCATATCAAATCTGGAACTTTGATTCTTGCTAGAATTTGTGAGACTTTATAATACTTATAAAATGAAATCATGGATTATACCAATTAAATTACTACTTTTTaattctaataaaaaaaaaatgctagtGAAAACAAAAGCATCACTGGAAATAAAAAAGAGATGCTTTTATATAAACTACTAAGTTATTTTTTGTTAGGTAAGTTACATTTATTAGTTAGGTAAgttacatttatttttttagttaggTAAGTTACATTTATTAGTTAGGTAAGTTACTTTTAGATTTCAATATCCTTCttagattcaatttttttgttttttgaaatcaACTACTAAGTAATTTTTAGTTAGGTAAGTTACAtttattattcatttacaaatcttcccccccccccttttttaaAGAAATCTCAGCACGAGGAGATTTTTATTAAagcaagaaaaggaaaattataCTTAGTCTTGACTCGGGGACTTAAGtgggaaatttttttaaaaaaaaaccaaagttTGAACCTTCTATTAAATTATGATCACATttttaagtttataataattataacaaaaaattaatatgaaatACTAATATACTCTTAAAATGAGGTTttctaaataaacaaaaaaaaaaaaacaaaaagcaaaattaaAAGTCACCCgtgaaaattaaacaaaagaaaattcaatatgtttggatgaagaaattgtaAATTGACAGAATTTAAACTCACttcaattaaaatttcatcCATTGTAAATTCCATTGTTTGGAGATATGTATGATATATGATCCAAAAGTAGGTGAAACAAAATAGAAATATGCAGAGCAAGAGGTCATTTATCACAGTAGTGGAAATATGTTAAGTCCTTGCATGAGGGCGTGAGTTCAAATCCCGTCAATAGCTAATTTAACACTTAATCTAACAATAtcgattaacaaaaaaaaaaatgcagaaaacTGATTAATTAAGTTGGACTTTTCATcatcaagaaaaaaaagaactcAACTCATATCAAAGGAGAAGAATAATTGCAGAAAACCCAACAACGATAACCCAGCTGCTCTTCTCTCTATTTCTCAGCCATGATTCTCCCCATCCATAGTAACCACAACCCCCACCCTGCAGCCCTGAATCTAAAAGCTAGAGGAGCTAAGATGTTGTAGAACATTGCCCCTAGGACCTCTCTAATCATCAATTTGGTTCTCAACATCGCTGTTACCATAATTTATTTCCGGTATATTagtacttttcatatcaattttttgttataattatcAATAATTTAAAATGGTAACTATAATTCTATTTAGCTCcaaaatttggttatttttctaATTTCCCAATATAAACCTTACCGCTCTTAATACAGAAAAgataaaatacagaaaataagaTAGTCTTGAGTATTGAAACTGGGCTTCAAATTATTTTCAGATTGGAATACATAACAATTACGACTAGTCTTAGGTATTGATACTGAGCTTGAAATTAAGCATATTGAATTTTGGAATTTCACATGTTTATTCTTCCGTCTTTGCACAATCTAAATTCTAAAACACACAATATTACAAGATCAAAGTGAGTGTAGTATAACTTGAACTCCATGCTGTGGGCTAACGGCTAGGCCGTTAATGGGTGAGTGCATATAGCCCGGGGAAAGACTGAAGGAGTAGCGTTGTAGAATCATGGACAGAGCAATCTTTGCTTCGATGATTGCGAAGTTCATGCCCACACAAGTTCGAGGTCCCATTCCAAAGGGTATGAATGCGACCATGTTATTGTTAGTAGCCTTAGAGACACCTTTTGAGAATCTCTCTGGTTTGAAAAGTTGGGCGTCTTGTCCCCAGAATTCAGGCTCATGGTGAAATGCTAGATTTGACACCCGCAATTGAACATTAGCAGGAACATTGAGCTCTTCCAGTCTAACTTCCTTTTCCGTTTCCCGTATGAGGTGAATGACAGGAGGATATAACCTTAAAGACTCATTGACGATCATACTCATCTGCAatcatcaaaatgaagataaaaaTTAATCGAGAACAATATTTCTGCTCTACTTTTTTGATAAGTTAACTGTTTGACTTTCTTACTGTTTTAAGCTTAAGCTTGGCAATGCCGTCAGGATTTGGAGTTTGTTTGCCAAACAATTGTAAGACTTCCTTCCTTGCTTCCTCCTGCCAATCTGTATGAAGTGCCAGAAGAAACACAGTCCAAGAAAGCATACTGGTTGCGGTTTCTTGTCCAGCAAGGTAAAAAGTCTTGCACTCGTCAACCAATTCATCCATCGAGATCCTCTCGTTTCCGATGGCATTGTGGTGGGCTTTTAAAAGTAGTCCAAGATAATCACTCCCAAAGCCGTCTCCTTCTCCGGTCATtgctttcttttctcttttgctaGCCATCCCTGCTATGGAGTCGCGTATTCCTTTCTCAAGCTTATCCGATTTGATCTCATCGCTGGGTTTATAGAACTTACTGCAAGTTTGAATGATAGACTAGTCATGAGAAGTGACACACTCATTCCATAATCCTCCATGATTACTGTTAGATGAAGCTAGAGTTCTCCCACTCTTTGAGATGTTTTAGTTAGAGGAAGCTACCTGATGCCAGGAAGCCGGAATGTGTAAGTATTTTTGAATAATAAGGAGGCCAACTCCGTCAACATTTCAAAAATGTTCTTCCCTTCCAAGTAGCTGCTGCCAAATGCTGTCCTAGAAATCACTTCTGAGGTTAACAACTTAAATTCTTCATTCACCTCAATCTCCTCGCCTTCATGATTTTTCCACCTTTCTAGCATTACCTCAGTGCTGGTTATCATTTCAGGAATCATACTCTACAGTAACACAACATCAGTATGCAAATAGCAAATTTacatttaattaaactaatttttcttatgaACAATCTACACAACTCCGCTACTATATTAGCATACATTGCAGgaattatatataattagctGTAAGAACATAATCATTACTTTTAAGCTCTCTCCATTGAAGGCATGGGTGGCAAGCTTTCTTAATTTTACCCATTTTTCACCTTCTGCCATCAGAAGGCCGTCTCCGAACAGTTTTTTCACAAAGTAcgggggttttggttttcgaCAAATTCTATCCTTGTTGCTTAGTATTGCTTTGCACGACTCGGGTTCCCCGATGGTTAAGTGAGGTTGAGGACCATACCACTGAAGAAAACTCTTCCCTGTTGCAACAAAATGTTACCAAACTTTTGAACTAATAATTAAGATACACATATAAATCACcatagatttttattttccttaccATAGATGTTAGTCCACAAATGATCATGAGGAAGAACATAAGAAGATATGTCATGAGATGAAGTACTCATGGGCCTGCTCATAGTTTCCTTCGTCATGCTGGTAATCTCTTTGCCGTTTCCGTAGATGAGTTTGTACGAAGGACCTTTGATTCCCTGCGAAGCCATCCGCTTCTGTATGCGAGTTGGAGTCCACCATAGTTTGTCAAAGAACTTTACGAGAGCCAAGA is a window from the Malus domestica chromosome 16, GDT2T_hap1 genome containing:
- the LOC103402784 gene encoding cytochrome P450 CYP749A22-like, which gives rise to MVGVTTVSSFLSLLFLILLALVKFFDKLWWTPTRIQKRMASQGIKGPSYKLIYGNGKEITSMTKETMSRPMSTSSHDISSYVLPHDHLWTNIYGKSFLQWYGPQPHLTIGEPESCKAILSNKDRICRKPKPPYFVKKLFGDGLLMAEGEKWVKLRKLATHAFNGESLKSMIPEMITSTEVMLERWKNHEGEEIEVNEEFKLLTSEVISRTAFGSSYLEGKNIFEMLTELASLLFKNTYTFRLPGISKFYKPSDEIKSDKLEKGIRDSIAGMASKREKKAMTGEGDGFGSDYLGLLLKAHHNAIGNERISMDELVDECKTFYLAGQETATSMLSWTVFLLALHTDWQEEARKEVLQLFGKQTPNPDGIAKLKLKTMSMIVNESLRLYPPVIHLIRETEKEVRLEELNVPANVQLRVSNLAFHHEPEFWGQDAQLFKPERFSKGVSKATNNNMVAFIPFGMGPRTCVGMNFAIIEAKIALSMILQRYSFSLSPGYMHSPINGLAVSPQHGVQVILHSL